Within the Borrelia miyamotoi genome, the region AACATACACATAAGAATTTGAATCTATTCCAAAATATTCATCAAAATTTTGTCCTAAATAGTCAAAATTCCATAACCAACTCAGATGATTCAAATCAAAATCATCCATATTTCTTTTAACTACATTATTGATTGAAGACACTTTTCCAAAAGAACAAGATAATAAACTTAATAAAAAAAAACAAACAATTTGCCTAAACATAATTATTTTTTTCATATTTATTAATTTTTTCTTCTTGATAAAAACAATAACAAGAAAAACAAGAAATTGCAAAATTTCTATGATTTAACACTTTAGAAAAAATCAAAAATAATGAAAAGAATATCAATAGAAACAAAGAGAAAAGACTTAAATAAAGCATCGAAGTTTGAATAATTTCTTCTTCTTCTAAATTTAAACTTCCTCGACTCTCCTCAACACCTGTTATGAAATCTTCTTCACTAAAATCATCCAAAACAACATTATCAAATTCACTTTCACCAAATCCCTTATCAAGGTCTGTAATAATGTCTTCAACATTCCAATCATCAAAATCATCAGAAGAAGTACTAATATCATTATTAACACCAACAGAAACATTATCTAAATCAGAAGTACCACCTTGATTAACAGCCTCCTTTTCATTAATGTTATGTTTAATCTCACTATCTTCATCAATACTACTTTTAAATCTATCCCGAGTAACTCCAATATCAAAATTTCTTAAATTAAGATTAGAGTCAGAACTTAAATTCTCATCTAACAATGTATCATTTGTATCACTATCTGAACTTAAAGAATTTGACAATAAATTTAAATTACGCTCATTACTAGAAAACCTTTCGTCCACAAACAAATTCTGAGAATCTAACAAATTATCAACACTATCTAAGCGCTCATCTAAATAAGAATCCTCTTGGTTTCGTCCCAAAATCCCTTCTAATCCTTTAACACCTCCCTCGCCATTCTCTAAATCACTAAAACTAACAGGTAAATCATCTGATTTAAGACTTTCCAAAGAACTAATAAGTCCTTCTGAATTTGCAACAAGATTAATTAATTTTAAATCAAACTTAGATTTATTTGTAATTCCATCACACTCACCATAAACATACAGAAGCATAGAATCTATGCTGCAATAAATATTTATATTGGAACTTTCTTTTCTAAGATTATTTAAGAAAAAAGAACCAATGAAAATAGAATTAGAAAAATCTTTATACTCACTAATGTAAAAATCTAATTTCACATTAGTTTCATCTGCAAATTTACCCAATACCACTCTTTTCACAGCGATATCATCTAAACTTAAAATCGAAAAATATTCATTATCATAAAGCCTTATTGCTAAAAACCCTTTCAAGAATTCCAACCTTTTTGTTCCTTTGCAAAAAACAAATTCATATATGACTAACTATGATAATAATATAATATAATTAATATCATATTCAACTTACAAGTAGCTTTTATTTAAAAGAAAAATACTTAGGTTATGAATTACATTTTTACGATTTTTAGGAGATGTTAGGGTGTTACCATTGTTCATAATACTTTCCTCAATTGCAATATCTACTTTGATATTTTTACTATTCAGAATTACAATAACAAACACAAAAACAGAAAAAAAAGGTGAAAATAAAAAAATATCAACTAGAACAAAAAAATTAATAGAAAAAGCTGCAAACATATTAAAAGTCAATCCAAATGAAATAAATGCTTTACAAACTCTAAATGACTATTATTATTCCAACAAAGAGCATGAAAACGGAATTAAATATGCTAAAAAATTATGCCAACTTATAGAAGAAAATCCTACAAACCAAGAAATAGATTTTTTTAAAGCCTTCTTAAGTTACGGTGTTTATAACCTTGATAGGAATTTCAATCTAGAAGCATTAAAATTCATCAAAAAAGCATATCTTATTAAAAAGGATAATATAGACGCAAATTACTATCTTGGAATAGCTTTTCTAAAAAATGCACAGTACAAAGAAGCTCTCCATTACCTCATCAAGATATACAAATTGAACAAAAATAATAGTGATGCCTTAAAATACATAGGAATAGCACTTTTTCACACAGGAAACTATAATAAAGCCGTTGGAATATTTAATAGTATAAGAAAATACATACAAAACGATGTAAATGTTCTATTAGTATATGCCCAGTCTCTATCTCAATTAAATCAAGATCAACTTGCACTTGAAATAGCAAAAAAAATAAAAAATAGAGATGGAATGGCATATGAGTCCCTTTTAATCGAAGCTGAGATAAACTCAAAAAATAACAACTTAGCAAAACTAGAAGATAATGTTAGGGAAATAATAAAAATTAAACCTGATTTACCTCCACAAATATCCATTAAACTATTTAGCAAACTAGGAGAACTTTACATAGAAAGTGAAAATTATAAAAAAGCAACCGAAGCATTTACTCAAGTTGAAAGGATTGATCCAAACTATCCAAAAATTGGCGAAAAACTTGAATTTAGTAAAAGATTGAGTGAAAATTTAGCATTAAGAATATATCTTAAAAGTTCACAAGAAAAATTTGAAAGTCTAGCCAATGAAATTATTCTCATACTCTATCAAAACAAGTTCCAAATAAGATATACAAAGATAAATGAAATAAACTCTCAATTTATAGATATAAATTTCCAACTATCAAATAATCAATGGGAAGAAAATTTAATAGTCCGATTTGTCAGAACAGAACAAAAAAATTTTGGAGAATTATTCTTAAAAGATCTTATTGCAAAAACTAAAGAAAGCAAATTAAAAGGATTATGCATTGCACCAGCTACATTTTCTGATAAAGCTAAACAAATTATTGAAGGTAGGTTAATTGACATAATAGAAGGAAAAAAATTAATGCAAATATTAAAAAAATTGGATATATCAAAGTACATATAGCAACTATTTAAGGTATTTCATAGGATTTCCTGTTTTCCCATCCTTAAAAATGGTGAAATGTAAATGATTACCCGTGCTATACCCTGTACTTCCCATACGTCCTATTATTTGTCCTCTTGAAACTTTTTGCCCAGTTTTAACTGCAAAAGAACCTAAATGAGCATAAAGGGTTTGAAAACCATTATTATGAGAGATAATAATATATCTTCCATATCCTCCAACACTAAAACCAACTTTTACCACAATACCCTCTTTTGTTGCTAAAATAGGAGTATTAGCTGCATTTGCAATATCAATTCCATTGTGAAAACTAATGGTCTTAGTAAAAGGATCAGGACGATAGCCATAACCTGAAGTAATAACTCCTTGAGTCGGAAATAAGAAAGTTTCTCCTAAAGCATTTCTAAGTAATGTCTGGGACATTCTTCCTCCTGGAATAAACAACCTTTGACCTAAATGTAGGACTTCATTATCAAGATTATTAGCATCAAGAATATCTACTTTGGAAACTTTATACTTGTTTGCAATTGAGGATAAAGAATCATTTTTCCCAACGATATAAAGAACTCCTTTCATATTAGGCACATTAATAACTATATTGGGCTTAATACTCCTTACATCTTTAATATCATTATAAGAAATTAAAGTCTCACTTGTTATGTTATACCTGGCTGCAATATGAGAAAGAGTCTCTCCCGGCTTAATTTGATGTTCAACCACCTTTAAAATAAAAGGTTTCTTTACTGTTGTTTCATAATCATTTGCATCTACCCCAAATAGATAATTATTGATCTGCGCTAAGTCTTGATCGCTATAGTATAAAAAAGTATCAATAAAATAATCCTTGGGAAAACTAAGCTTGCTAAGAAAAATATAAGAACCATAATATGAAAAAACATCCAAATAAAATACTAATATTAAAGCAAAAATTATCACATTAAATTTAAAAATAAAACTATAAGTTAGATTGACATTATAAGCATTAATCGTTTTAAGTCCAGAATTCTTATAAGAATATCGATACTTATAACCATCAATACTTACCAACCTAAATCTAACTAAATTTAAAAATAATAATTTAATTATATTAAAAAGCTTTTTTGGATTTTTTATCAAATAAAAAAAATTACTCCTTTTTTTTCTATCAAAGTTATTAATATTACGAAAATCTCTTAATGCAAAATCGCCCTTAATAGCCCTATCAAATAAGAAATTTCTGTTTCTTTTCAATATATTCTGATCTTTTTTTGGTATAATCATAATATGTCTTATTATACACTATACACTAGAATCTTCAATTTCATACAAAGGTATTAAATGAAAATCTTAAAACTAATAAAACAAGAATTAGCGCTTATTACACTAGCTTTACTACTAATGCTTGCACTAATCAAAATATTTCTATCTTTTCATTTAGTCAAAGGCTATTCAATGTCACCAATACTTTTAGAGCAAGATTGGATAATAAACAACAAACTAGCTTATGGAATAAGACTAAATAATAAAGATGCATATATCATATTATGGAACACACCAAAAAAAAACGAAATGGTACTCATTAAAGACCCTATAACCCAAAAAATATCCGTCAAAAAAATTTTTGCCATACCAGGAGAAAAATTTATAAAGTTAGAAAAAAATGTGATATCTATACATAACTTAAACTTTAAGATAGATGAAAAGCAACATCTGAAAAAATTAGAAAGTAGATACATCCCAAAAGACTACTACCTAGTAATAGGAGAAAATAGACAAGTTTCCCTCGACTCAAGAGAATACGGATTTATAAACATGAATGATATTATTGGAAAAATAATATACTGTCTTTAAAAAATTTTAGCATAATAACCATATCAAAATGAATGCCTAGGGTATGCAATTAGTTCCAACATCTTATAAAAAAGAAAGAACACATTCCTTTTTTTGAATACCACCATCAGAAGCACTTGTCATCCTTATCTGAATCGACTTAGAAGCATTAGTATCTAAATCTTTTGCAGCAATGCTTAAAATACCACTTTCATCCAAACTAAAAAGTATTTCTATCTTTGGAACACCTTTTAAAGCTTTTTGTATATTACTAAAGAAAAATCTACCTATAGAATAATTTAAAGATGCCTTCCTATACTCACCTTGAAGTACATGCACCTCAATCTCTTCTTGATAATCATTAGTCGTTGTAAATATCTTTTTCTCACAAATTGGCAATAAAGTATTTCTCTTAATTAATACAAAAAACCCATCATTAAAAGTCTCAATACCAAGAGAATAAGGCGTTACATCTTTAAAGTCAATAAGAGCATTATTATTTGAAATACTAAAAGCATGAATACCTGCACCATTTGCAACAACTTCA harbors:
- the lepB gene encoding signal peptidase I, translating into MKILKLIKQELALITLALLLMLALIKIFLSFHLVKGYSMSPILLEQDWIINNKLAYGIRLNNKDAYIILWNTPKKNEMVLIKDPITQKISVKKIFAIPGEKFIKLEKNVISIHNLNFKIDEKQHLKKLESRYIPKDYYLVIGENRQVSLDSREYGFINMNDIIGKIIYCL
- a CDS encoding tetratricopeptide repeat protein; the protein is MLPLFIILSSIAISTLIFLLFRITITNTKTEKKGENKKISTRTKKLIEKAANILKVNPNEINALQTLNDYYYSNKEHENGIKYAKKLCQLIEENPTNQEIDFFKAFLSYGVYNLDRNFNLEALKFIKKAYLIKKDNIDANYYLGIAFLKNAQYKEALHYLIKIYKLNKNNSDALKYIGIALFHTGNYNKAVGIFNSIRKYIQNDVNVLLVYAQSLSQLNQDQLALEIAKKIKNRDGMAYESLLIEAEINSKNNNLAKLEDNVREIIKIKPDLPPQISIKLFSKLGELYIESENYKKATEAFTQVERIDPNYPKIGEKLEFSKRLSENLALRIYLKSSQEKFESLANEIILILYQNKFQIRYTKINEINSQFIDINFQLSNNQWEENLIVRFVRTEQKNFGELFLKDLIAKTKESKLKGLCIAPATFSDKAKQIIEGRLIDIIEGKKLMQILKKLDISKYI
- a CDS encoding peptidoglycan DD-metalloendopeptidase family protein, yielding MIIPKKDQNILKRNRNFLFDRAIKGDFALRDFRNINNFDRKKRSNFFYLIKNPKKLFNIIKLLFLNLVRFRLVSIDGYKYRYSYKNSGLKTINAYNVNLTYSFIFKFNVIIFALILVFYLDVFSYYGSYIFLSKLSFPKDYFIDTFLYYSDQDLAQINNYLFGVDANDYETTVKKPFILKVVEHQIKPGETLSHIAARYNITSETLISYNDIKDVRSIKPNIVINVPNMKGVLYIVGKNDSLSSIANKYKVSKVDILDANNLDNEVLHLGQRLFIPGGRMSQTLLRNALGETFLFPTQGVITSGYGYRPDPFTKTISFHNGIDIANAANTPILATKEGIVVKVGFSVGGYGRYIIISHNNGFQTLYAHLGSFAVKTGQKVSRGQIIGRMGSTGYSTGNHLHFTIFKDGKTGNPMKYLK